The Spirochaetaceae bacterium genomic sequence CTCTTCGGTGTACAGCCGCATAGTTAAAAGCGGTGAGGTAAAGAAAAATACTATCTGCGCTGGCCCTAAAAAGTTAGTAAAGTTACTGCTCATAGCAAATAAATTTTGTAAGGTAAACAGCAGGCCAATAATGAATAAATTGAGCCCTAAGTAAACATAACCTAAAGGGGTTTTAAAAAAATAAGTTAATTCTTTAAAATAAATAGCTTTCATAAAATTTCCTTTTATATGTGTAGTTACTACCAAATACAAACATCTTTACTCCCTCTGCACTAATACGCGTGAATGCTTTTCTTTACCGGCTAAATAAGGCCGATACTCTTTTTCACCAATAATTTTAAAGCCTTTTTCAAGTAACCCATTTAAGATAGGGCGGACCGAAACCGCAAAAGGGTGTTTATAATTGGCAGGAATATAACCTTTATCTACCAAAAGTGTTCCTTCATCATCATAGGTTTTATATTCTGTAGGTATATCTTTTACTAACATAATTAAACAGCCAAATTTGGCTTTTATATCGGCCTCTACTTCTGCCATATCACTTACCTCACAGCTAAATAAATAGCTGTACACATCGGTTTTACTTTTACCTGTTGCTAGAGGCAAACTCCTCAACGGTTCGGAGTTTGTATACTCCTTAAGCCCGCGCTCAAGGTTATTTGTTTTACCAATTTTACAAACATTATTTTGTAAAGTCGCTTGTACTATGTAAATATATTCTTCTGCCATTATTCTCAACTCTCACCTATTTCGTAAGCGAAAGAAAAATCTCTTCCAAATTTACTGCCGGCCGGCACCTAACTAGCAAAAATTTACGAATGTTTAATACAAAGTATTTAAATTGTTTTTATATAATTTAATGCGTTTCTCGGCCAATTCAATATAATCGCTATTAATATCGTAGCCTACATAATTACGGCGATTTTTTAAGGCCGCTATAGCGGTAGTGCCGCTACCTATAAAAGGGTCGAGTACAATATCTCCTGCAAAAGAATAGAGTTGTATTAATCTTTTAGGTAATTCTTCAGGATAAGGAGCAGGATGGCCAATCCGTTTGGCGCTTTCGGCGTTAAAATTCCAGATAGATTTAGTCCATTCCATAAAATCTTCTTTACTTATTGTATTTAATTTTTGTTCTTTTTCTTCTCTAGTACGTTCACGACTATAAGAACCCTTAGAAAAAATTAAAATATATTCGTGAATATCACGCAGAGTAGGGTTACTGGCGCTCTGCCAACTTCCCCATGCAGTAGAAGGGCTGGCACTAGCCGCCTTGTTCCAAATAATTTCGCCGCGCATATTAAAGCCAATTTCTAGCATAATTTGTGAGATATAAGCATTAAGTGGTATATAAGGTTTTCGACCTAAGTTTGCCACATTAATACAGGCTCTACCACCATTTACTAAGACACGATAGGTCTCAGTAAAACATTCTTTTAAAAGTTTTAAATATTCTTTTAATGATAAATCATCATCATACTCTTTGGACACATTATAAGGTGGTGAAGTTATCATCAAATGTAAAGAATTATTAGGTATACCTTGCATATTAGTACAAGAATTATTTATGATAGTATTTAAATATTGTTCTGGAAAAGTATTAGTAATAATTTCATCTTTAGTTTTAATCTCTGTATCAAGCTCTTTATATAATTTTGAGTTATAAAATTTTGAAGAATCGTGATTTATACGTCCCTTAGTACCAAAGGCACTTGTAACTGTTCCTTTTTCTTTAATTAAGGGTTTTGCCATAATTCTAACCACCTCTCTAAGGGTTTAAAGTTTATATCTGCTTTTTGCCAGTTAAGCATAATTTTCTCAGTTTGTTTGTGGGTAATTAATTTATCCATTACCTCACCAGCTATTTCTACACCACGCGGATTAGTTCCCACTTTGGGTAATTTAAGATAATTCTGATATCCTATAGCCTTTAAAAGCTCTAACTGTATACCCTTATAGACATAATAAAAACCGCCCTCACCACCCCAATTAATATGTACCAAAATCATATCACAACTAGGGCTATAATTTCTACAAAACTCTATTGCTTTTTGGGCATCTACCGTCCAAATAGCTTTAACTCCAGTAGTTTTTTTGCCACTTATCGTTTTAATAGAAATAGGATTACCAAACAAAACAACATCAGTCTCCGCTTCAGTGATAGACAATTCATACCTTACATTTTCTTCACCAAATTTGTAAACCAATAATGAGACGATTATACGTTCACGTACCGAACCTACTTCCATACCTACCTTACCAGCTCGCGAGCTTTCCAACTCAGCTAATTGAAAGAGATAAGGGAGTTTACTTCGCATCTTATTTATTAAAAGCTCATCAGTAAAGAGCTTGGTTATTTGATTATTCATAGAGCGATATTCGCGTAAATATATTAATTAGTCAAGAGGATTTTTTTGCTACTAACTACTCTCTCACCTATTTCGTAAGCGAAAGAAAAATCTCTTCCAAAT encodes the following:
- a CDS encoding GIY-YIG nuclease family protein produces the protein MAEEYIYIVQATLQNNVCKIGKTNNLERGLKEYTNSEPLRSLPLATGKSKTDVYSYLFSCEVSDMAEVEADIKAKFGCLIMLVKDIPTEYKTYDDEGTLLVDKGYIPANYKHPFAVSVRPILNGLLEKGFKIIGEKEYRPYLAGKEKHSRVLVQRE
- a CDS encoding site-specific DNA-methyltransferase codes for the protein MAKPLIKEKGTVTSAFGTKGRINHDSSKFYNSKLYKELDTEIKTKDEIITNTFPEQYLNTIINNSCTNMQGIPNNSLHLMITSPPYNVSKEYDDDLSLKEYLKLLKECFTETYRVLVNGGRACINVANLGRKPYIPLNAYISQIMLEIGFNMRGEIIWNKAASASPSTAWGSWQSASNPTLRDIHEYILIFSKGSYSRERTREEKEQKLNTISKEDFMEWTKSIWNFNAESAKRIGHPAPYPEELPKRLIQLYSFAGDIVLDPFIGSGTTAIAALKNRRNYVGYDINSDYIELAEKRIKLYKNNLNTLY
- a CDS encoding ThaI family type II restriction endonuclease — its product is MNNQITKLFTDELLINKMRSKLPYLFQLAELESSRAGKVGMEVGSVRERIIVSLLVYKFGEENVRYELSITEAETDVVLFGNPISIKTISGKKTTGVKAIWTVDAQKAIEFCRNYSPSCDMILVHINWGGEGGFYYVYKGIQLELLKAIGYQNYLKLPKVGTNPRGVEIAGEVMDKLITHKQTEKIMLNWQKADINFKPLERWLELWQNP